The following is a genomic window from Halopelagius inordinatus.
TCGACGCTCGCAAAGCGCTACGGTATTCCCCGTTCGACGCTGTACTACTGGCTGGACCGGTTCGAGGAGGAACCGATACAGCAGGCCGTCACGGACGAAGACCGACCGGGTCGGCCGCGGAAACTCGACGACGACGACCGAAGCCGCCTCCAACGGCATCTCCGCGACGAACCGAATTCGCACGGAGTCGAGGCGACGGAGTGGACGCCCGAACTCGTCAGAGACCACATCGAGGGGACGTTCGGCGTCTCTTACTCCCTGGGCCACGTTCGGCGTCTTCTCCGCGAACTCGACGTGTAACCCGGGACGGACCTGTTCCGGATACACTTGTCCGGATACCACCGCTCCGGATACACTTCCATCGGGCACGCCTGTCTCGAGTACATCGATACCCGACGCGCCCGTCTGCGGAATTCTGGCGTTATCTCGCTGTAGACGGAAACGTATATACCGAATCGAACACTAATTTGAGCCGTTAATGAGTACTGAAGGGAACAATTCGTCCGCCACTGGACGGGGGAGCAAGGTCCGGCGGCTCATCGGAGAGTACGGACTCGACGGGGAGGGTGAACGCCTCGAATCGTATTGGACGACCGACGGCGAAGACAGGCGCAGTCTTCGCGAACTCGCCGACTACTTCAACCGCCGTCTCCTCCGCGCGACGATGGAGTCTGCGGGCATGAACCCGCTCGACGGCGAAGTAGAGAACACGTACCGTCTCCTGACGGACGACGACGTGAGTCGCGGGATGCAGACGCAGGCGCGACAGACCCTCGAACGAGAGGGAGTCGACGTGGAGGGACTTCGGTCGGATTTCGTCTCTCACCAGGCGATTCACACCTACCTCACGAAGTATCGCGACGTCAGCCAGCAAGAACAGACAGACGTCGACAGAGTAGAGAAGGGCTCGGAGACGATTCAACGTCTCCGCAGTCGGACGTCGGCCGTCTCCGAAAACATCGTCGAGAACCTCTCGGGAACCGATCGAATCGACCTCGGCGACTTCGAGGTGCTCGTCGACGTCCGCGTGTTCTGTCGCGACTGCGGCACTCAGTACGACGTTCAGGAACTCCTCGACCGAGGCGGATGCGACTGCGGCGGCGACATCGTCGCTGGCGCGGGCGAAGACGCTGATTCGGACGGCGACCTGGACGCGGACTCGAACCCAGATGCGGAGACGAATCTGGACTCAGACGCGGACGAATAATCGATCTCTCCTTCGGTCTCTCACCCTCTCTTCTCCCGTCACACCGTCCATTACACCCATATACCTGTAACAGCGCGAAGAGGAATAGATGAAGTATTATATGCGCTCCATCTAATTACGGGTGTATGAGTTCTGCGCAGTCCACAGAAACGACCGCCCGACTTCACGTCGAAAACATCGGCGGAATCTCGGAGACCACGGTCGAACTCGAACCCGGCGTCACCGCGTTGTCTGGGCGAAACGCGACGAACCGAACCTCTCTCTTGCAGGCGATCATGGCGGCACTCGGAAGCGAACGCGCGTCTCTGAAAGGCGACGCTGCGGAGGGGTCTGTCACGCTCACCATCGGCGACCGGACGTACTCGCGAACGCTGAAGCGACGCGGAGACACCGTCGTCACCGACGGTGACCCGTACCTCGAAGACTCGACGCTCGCAGATCTCTTTGCGTTCCTCTTGGAGACGAACGAGTCCCGACAGGCCGTCGCGCGGGGCGACGACCTTCGAGAACTCATCATGCGGCCTATCGACACCGACGCGATTCAGACCGAAGTCGAGCGTCTCGAAACCGAGAAACGGAAACTCGACCGAAAGATAGACGACCTCGATTCGCTCGACGGGCGCCTCCCGGAACTCGAACAGCGACGGACCGAACTGAGGTCCCAGATTCAGGAGAAACGCGACGAACTGGAGGCCAAAGAACGGGAGATAGAGGAGGCGGACGCGAACATCGAACAGTCTCGCGAGGACCGAAACGAGTTAGAGGACAAACTCGACGAGGTCAAGAACGCGCGTTCGAGCCTCGAAGACGTCCGATACGACTTAGACGCCGAAGCCGAGAGTATCGAAGCGCTTCGCGACGAACGGACCGAACTGCAGGAAGAACGCGCCGATATCCCCGACGAACTCGACGACGGAACGGCCATCCAGTCCGAGATATCCGACCTCCGCGACCGGATGCAGACGCTCGATTCGACCGTCAACGAACTCCAGACGGTCATCCAGTTCAACGAAGACATGCTGGAAGGGACGAGCGCGGACGTGGCCGAGGCGCTTCGAGACGGACAGGGACACGACCACGGGTCGGTCACGGACGCACTCGTCGAGGAAGACAGCGTCGTCTGTTGGACGTGCGGAACGCAGGTCGAGACGTCGCAGATAGAATCGACCATCGACCGCCTGCGTGACCTCCGCCGCGAGAAACTCGACCAGCGAAACGACGTGCGTTCGCACATCGACGAACTGGAGGACGAACGCGCCGAACTCGACACCCTGCGGCGACGGCGAGAGAAACTCGACGACCGAATCGAGAGCATCGAGGCCGAACTCGACCGACGGCAGAACCGCCGCGAGGAGTTGAAGTCCCGACGCGACGAACTGTCGGCCAGCATCGAGGACCTCGAGATCGAAGTCGACGAACTCGAAGAACGCGACTACGGCGACGTACTCGAACGCCACCGCGAGGCGAACCAGTTGGAGTTCGAGATCGGTCGCTTAGAGAGCGACGTCGAGGACGTCGAAGACGAGATGACGGAGGTCGAATCGCGCCTCGAAGAACGCGACGACCTCGAACAACGCCGCGACGAGGTTTCGGAGCAACTCGGGGAACTCCGGACTCGAATCGAGCGGATCGAACGCGAGGCGATAGAGCAGTTCAACTCCCACATGGATACGGTCCTCGACATCCTCGACTACGCCAACCTCGACCGCATCTGGATCGAACGGACGGAGAAGACCGTCCGAGAGGGACGGCGCAAAGTCGATAGGTCGGTCTTCGACATGCACATCATCCGCAGTTCCGACGACGGTGCGTCTTACGAGGATACCATCGACCACCTCTCCGAGAGCGAACGCGAAGTGACCGGACTGGTGTTCGCGTTGGCCGGCTATCTCGTTCACGAGGTTCACGAGACGGTGCCGTTCATGCTTTTGGACTCCCTCGAAGCGATAGACTCGGAGCGCATCGCACAACTCATCGACTACATCAGCGACCACGCCGACTACACCGTCGCCGCACTCCTCCCCGAGGACGCCGCGGCGGTCAGCGACGAGTACGAACGCGTCACCGAAATCTGAACCGACGGGGGGTTCGCCGCCGTCTCGACACGTCCGCGTCCGCTCGCATCCTTCGTTCCTCACCGTCGATTCGGAGCCGAATCTCACTAAACTAATTGGAGAGACGCCGAGGAATTCCACCAGACATTCGGCGGTTCCGACACCGAAACCCGGGGACGCGGAAGTCGTCCGACGACGAGCGCACTCTGCCCATCTCGACCGTGAAAAACGACCCGTACGTCGAATCTACGGCTTCTGATCTCCGGCGAACTGAACTCATGAGTTCGGGGCTGTCGGCGAACCACCGTGACGGTTCGGAGCGACTGCGGTGCGTTCCGACCGATTGTCCGCCGCGAAACTACGTAAACAGACTTTAACGCGACTCTGCGGGACATTTTGCAGTCTCACTTGCTCCAGACACGGTGCGGTCCGTTCCGGTTCCTCAGACCGTCTGACAAATTAATTTGTCCAACACAGTATGGAAAACGTGACCAATTAGTTCCGGGCGAACGACTCGAAAACTGGCCGCGGACGATTACTCCCCCGCCGAATCCCGTCCCTCTCTGGGGCCGGAGTTGACGGGAGAATCTTGTTCGTCCTCGCTGTCGGGGTGAGTCTCCCTGTCGGGTTCCGTCGCGCGTTCGGACGCTTCTTCTTCGTCCGTCTCCGCGAGTGGTTCTACGTCCGCGATGGGTCGCTCGGGGCGGATTAGCCACGGGAGGACGATTCGGCCGAACTCGAAGACGACGACGAGGACGAGTGGACCGAGGAAGATACCGTACCAGCCGAACATGAGAGGGCCGAGCGTGTACGCTATCATCACCGCGCCGACGTGGAGCGACCGCCCCGAGACGTAGGGGCGAAGCAGTTGGTCGGGGATGTAGTCGACGATAACGATGGAGACGGCGGCGAACACCACGGGAAACCACAGCGTCTCGGGTCCGACGAAGACCGACAGTCCGAACAGGTACACCCCGACGGGAATCCAGATGAGTTTGATTCCGATGACCGGGATGAGACTCGCCGCGCCGGCGAGAAGTCCGATGAGGCC
Proteins encoded in this region:
- a CDS encoding archaea-specific SMC-related protein gives rise to the protein MSSAQSTETTARLHVENIGGISETTVELEPGVTALSGRNATNRTSLLQAIMAALGSERASLKGDAAEGSVTLTIGDRTYSRTLKRRGDTVVTDGDPYLEDSTLADLFAFLLETNESRQAVARGDDLRELIMRPIDTDAIQTEVERLETEKRKLDRKIDDLDSLDGRLPELEQRRTELRSQIQEKRDELEAKEREIEEADANIEQSREDRNELEDKLDEVKNARSSLEDVRYDLDAEAESIEALRDERTELQEERADIPDELDDGTAIQSEISDLRDRMQTLDSTVNELQTVIQFNEDMLEGTSADVAEALRDGQGHDHGSVTDALVEEDSVVCWTCGTQVETSQIESTIDRLRDLRREKLDQRNDVRSHIDELEDERAELDTLRRRREKLDDRIESIEAELDRRQNRREELKSRRDELSASIEDLEIEVDELEERDYGDVLERHREANQLEFEIGRLESDVEDVEDEMTEVESRLEERDDLEQRRDEVSEQLGELRTRIERIEREAIEQFNSHMDTVLDILDYANLDRIWIERTEKTVREGRRKVDRSVFDMHIIRSSDDGASYEDTIDHLSESEREVTGLVFALAGYLVHEVHETVPFMLLDSLEAIDSERIAQLIDYISDHADYTVAALLPEDAAAVSDEYERVTEI
- a CDS encoding helix-turn-helix domain-containing protein → MTKLDGVDPDDLRRSLSDANSAKAAKRLVVALDYLDDVPVSTLAKRYGIPRSTLYYWLDRFEEEPIQQAVTDEDRPGRPRKLDDDDRSRLQRHLRDEPNSHGVEATEWTPELVRDHIEGTFGVSYSLGHVRRLLRELDV
- the rdfA gene encoding rod-determining factor RdfA, which gives rise to MSTEGNNSSATGRGSKVRRLIGEYGLDGEGERLESYWTTDGEDRRSLRELADYFNRRLLRATMESAGMNPLDGEVENTYRLLTDDDVSRGMQTQARQTLEREGVDVEGLRSDFVSHQAIHTYLTKYRDVSQQEQTDVDRVEKGSETIQRLRSRTSAVSENIVENLSGTDRIDLGDFEVLVDVRVFCRDCGTQYDVQELLDRGGCDCGGDIVAGAGEDADSDGDLDADSNPDAETNLDSDADE